The Spirochaeta cellobiosiphila DSM 17781 DNA segment TTCTTCAATTTTCCTCACCTGCCAACGATAAAGATCAACAATATTGGTTCCATAATCAGCTATTAATTGTAAAATATTCCTGGGATAATCTTCTGCATCTACCCCATTCAATCGATCACCGGCATCACCCAACCCTGGCATAATATAGGCTAGATCATTCAAAACGGGATCCATCCACAAAGTATACATCTCTACAGAGTCAAGTGCACGAACAACATTCAATGCGCCCTTCAAAGCACTAATAACATTAAAAAACTTAATGCTTTTCGGTTTGATATTATTTTGTTCAAGATAAGTAACAATAGTAACAAAACTACCACCTGTTGCATTCATTGGATCGGCAAAAATCAAATCCTTACCATTAAGTTGATCCAGATCAAAGTAAGACTTATCTAAATCAAGGATGTACTCCATATTGGAAGCTTTTTTCTCATCGTTTCTTTTTATTTTAAATAACGCGAAAGGAGTTACATATCCTGTAGAGGAATACTCCTGAATCTCTTTACTCATGATCATAGACGGCAAAAGCGCCCCACGCAACATGACGCACATGACAGAATTCTCTATAAGGTTATCAATATCCGGTATTTTGTGAACAGCAAAATTCTGTGTGGGAACATTTACAGGAGTTTTAACAATAAGGTGGTTCTTATTTTCTTTAACCGCCCCACCAAATGCTAAATTAAACAGCAACTCATAAGCTCTTTGAATATAATACACAAATTCCTGATGGTCCGTTCTGGTATTCCTTAACTTAGCAATAAGCCGACTAGCCTCTCCATGAACCTGACTGGGTGTTTCAAATGAATAGACATGAATACGAGGGAACTCTTTTAAGATATTCTGCATTTTTTGTCCCATTTCATTGTAGAGATTAATTAACTTCTGTTTTTCCTTAAGAACAGTCCCTTCATTTGGATTTCCATCCAGGATTTTGCACGATTTTAAAGCTTGATCAAATAAACTATGCATATCTTCCAGAACAAGCTTATCACTCTCATTTAAAAATCCATCCAAATCTTCTGCTCTTAATATTTCCTTAGACATCCTCACTCCTATACCATTTGGTTAATTTCCATTCCCATCAATTGACAGATCGACTATACTATAATAGATATTTGTATGTATGATAACAATTATGTAGGAGTTAATATGAAAAAGATCATTATAGCCCTGGCCTTTCTTAGTATTTCAGTTGGTGCTTTTGCACAAACAGGATTAGGAGCTGCGTTTCACTTCATGAATGGCCCAACACCAGGCATATCCTTTA contains these protein-coding regions:
- a CDS encoding uracil phosphoribosyltransferase, which codes for MSKEILRAEDLDGFLNESDKLVLEDMHSLFDQALKSCKILDGNPNEGTVLKEKQKLINLYNEMGQKMQNILKEFPRIHVYSFETPSQVHGEASRLIAKLRNTRTDHQEFVYYIQRAYELLFNLAFGGAVKENKNHLIVKTPVNVPTQNFAVHKIPDIDNLIENSVMCVMLRGALLPSMIMSKEIQEYSSTGYVTPFALFKIKRNDEKKASNMEYILDLDKSYFDLDQLNGKDLIFADPMNATGGSFVTIVTYLEQNNIKPKSIKFFNVISALKGALNVVRALDSVEMYTLWMDPVLNDLAYIMPGLGDAGDRLNGVDAEDYPRNILQLIADYGTNIVDLYRWQVRKIEETILGV